The genomic window CAACCGATGGTGGCAATAACCGGCCTGACGGATGACTGGGCTAAAGAATATTTCCCCGATGGATTTACAGTCGGTTCACGCAGAGGGATTGCACTCCCTGTTGGCGGCGATATGAAGTTTGCCCAACCCGAGGAGCGTAATTTTCAGTTAACTGTTGCCGAGCGACGTGAAAAACAGATGGCCATGTTAGGCGCCAAGCTGATAGAAAGGGGCACATCGTCAAGAACCGCAACACAGGCGCAGGATGAAGCCCAGACAGATCATTCAGTCTTGTCCCTTTGTTCCGGCAATGTTGAACAGGCGATTAATCGGGCATTACAGTTCTGCATTCTGTTTGCAGGGAGCGGTAAGGCGGTTGTGACGTTAAACAAACAGTATGAAGTGGCTAAACTGGATTCATCATCCATTACGGCATTGTTAGCGGCTGTCCAGTCAAATAATCTGCGCAAAATCGACTTTATTCGCTATTTACAGCGCATTAATATTGCCCCGCCGGATGAAAAGCCTATGGATATTATTACCGAACTGGAAACCTCAGCCAATAATCTGTTAGGGATGTGAGCATGCAGTCAGATCCCATTATCGATAATGCGCTAATGATTCAGATTATGCTTGAGCGGGTTAAATCGGAGGTGATTAATAACAGAAATCTGGCTTCTGATTTAAGAAAAACGGTTGCAAAAGCCTTAGCGGAATTTTCAGGGCACATCTCATCACGAAATAAACTGAGACTGATTGTCAATTCACTGAAAAAAGAATTAAAGCCATTATTACAGAATTATTCTGATGTTCTCTTGAATTTTGTTATTCAAACAGCTATTGAAATGGCGCATCTGGAATATCTTGGACTTTCTCAATGGTTTGATGATGTTAATGCGGTTGATGATAAAAAAGTAGAATCATCAATGAATAACACACCAATTTCATTAACGCAATGGAACGGATCGCTCTTTCTCGACAGGTTTATCGCTACCTGGATTGATAATTCGCTGCAACAGATTGAAAACCAGGCTGTATTGACGATGGCATCAAGTGAAGATGTCAATTATCTAAAAGATAGTATTAACGGCACGTCAGTTGAGCCGATGATAATTGCTGCCGCTGTTATTGGTCGCATTATTCGCAATTATCAGACAATAGCAAGCACAGCATTACAGCATGCCCATAGTGTCGCGGCGGTCGATTTCTATAAAGAAAATCCTGATATGATT from Arsenophonus sp. aPb includes these protein-coding regions:
- a CDS encoding phage head morphogenesis protein; the protein is MQSDPIIDNALMIQIMLERVKSEVINNRNLASDLRKTVAKALAEFSGHISSRNKLRLIVNSLKKELKPLLQNYSDVLLNFVIQTAIEMAHLEYLGLSQWFDDVNAVDDKKVESSMNNTPISLTQWNGSLFLDRFIATWIDNSLQQIENQAVLTMASSEDVNYLKDSINGTSVEPMIIAAAVIGRIIRNYQTIASTALQHAHSVAAVDFYKENPDMIEEEEFSAILDLKTSTVCRSLSGNRYPLGTGPMPPLHPRCRSRLLPVLKPELMKKLVTKPARKSEWGEETYYEWLTRQSATRQDIVLGSTRGKLFRDGGLSPAQFAKLQLHKNFKPMTLEEMRRVAPDAFKRAGI